From one Lotus japonicus ecotype B-129 chromosome 3, LjGifu_v1.2 genomic stretch:
- the LOC130746482 gene encoding GBF-interacting protein 1-like has product MVPASRTEGGTGTNALSAKVRKTIQSIKEIVGNHSDADIYVALKETNMDPNETTQKLLNQDTFHEVKRRRDRKKETQNVENKVSAEPRKNVENKVSAEPQKNVENKVSAEPRKNAENKVSAEPWKHSENGGQGMKVHTPYERNVRKTNYSRNTLPGVSREFRVVRDNRVNQIYREVKPPSLQHSTSTIEQSTVSTSEKGSSAHANQSSSGARNSQAPNGPSDAHTGQSKDAVSNVKKITSEEKQGVILNAAARVQPIKPNKTHLNSSTMVSTSSAIGVYSSSTDPVHVPSPNSRSSGVVGAIKREVGVVGVAQRQSSDNKAKQSFVPSSSNSNSLIGKDGTSANSFQSIGVISKREQLSQTNVTEPSFPGIPVGRPTFNNQYNSRPHQQLAGHQRVSQHNKEWKPKSSQKTSNSPGVIGTPKKSASPPAENSEHKESDIAELQDKLSQANIFENQNVIIAQHIRVPETDRCRLTFGTIGTERDSLMEQSKDQLIQASEMSNVESTPSLTVPAQELSADDVSRSKQVDLRDDHIRSSGSDSPASATAAEQHLPDNKESSNPQILDTYVNIGLVRDSSPSYAPSEPQQHNSHDMPGFSAYDPPTGYDIAYFRPTMDESVRGQVLSPQEGLSSHASHNIPASSISMVQQQQPPVAQMYPQVHVSHYANLMPYRQFLSPVYVPPMGMPGYSNSAPYPHPANGSSYLMMPGGGSHLNANSLKYGVQQFKPVPAGSPTGFGNFANPTGYAMIAPGVVGGATTLEDSSRVKYKDNLYVPNPQAETSEIWLQNPRDHPGVQSTPYYNMPGQTPHGAYMASHTGHASFNAAAAAQSSHMQFPGMYHTPPQPGAMAASPHHLGPAIGNNVGVGVAAAAPGAQVGAYQQPQLGHLNWTTNF; this is encoded by the exons ATGGTCCCTGCTTCGCGAACCGAAGGTGGCACTGGAACCAACGCACTCTCTGCCAAGGTGAGAAAAACCATCCAATCCATCAAGGAAATCGTTGGGAATCATTCCGATGCTGATATCTATGTCGCCCTCAAGGAAACCAACATGGATCCTAATGAAACCACTCAGAAATTGCTTAACCAAG ATACATTCCATGAGGTGAAGAGAAGGAGGGACCGAAAGAAGGAG ACTCAGAATGTTGAGAACAAGGTTTCAGCTGAACCACGGAAGAATGTTGAGAACAAGGTTTCAGCTGAACCACAGAAGAATGTTGAGAACAAGGTTTCAGCTGAACCACGGAAGAATGCTGAGAACAAGGTTTCAGCTGAACCATGGAAGCATTCTGAGAATGGTGGTCAAGGAATGAAAGTTCATACCCCTTATGAACGTAATGTTCGAAAAACAAACTATTCTCGCAATACTTTACCTG GCGTCAGCAGAGAGTTTCGTGTTGTCCGAGACAACAGAGTAAATCAAATATATAGAGAAGTAAAGCCTCCTTCACTGCAACATTCAACGTCAACGATTGAGCAATCAACAGTGAGCACATCTGAAAAGGG CTCATCAGCCCACGCCAATCAAAGTTCATCTGGTGCTAGGAATTCTCAGGCTCCAAATGGTCCTTCTGACGCACACACTGGGCAGTCAAAAGATGCAGTTTCTAATGTCAAGAAAATTACTTCTGAGGAGAAGCAAGGTGTGATTTTGAATGCTGCCGCACGAGTGCAACCAATTAAGCCTAATAAGACCCATCTAAATTCTTCCACAATGGTATCAACCAGTTCTGCTATTGGGGTGTATTCCTCTTCAACGGATCCAGTTCACGTTCCCTCTCCGAATTCCAGATCATCGGGTGTTGTTGGAGCAATTAAGCGTGAAGTTGGGGTGGTTGGTGTTGCTCAGCGGCAGTCTTCAGACAACAAAGCGAAGCAATCTTTTGTTCCCAGTAGTTCTAATTCTAATTCTCTTATTGGAAAAGATGGTACATCTGCAAATTCATTTCAATCAATTGGCGTCATCTCAAAGAGGGAACAATTGAGTCAAACTAATGTAACTGAACCCTCATTCCCTGGCATTCCAGTTGGCAGACCAACCTTTAACAATCAGTATAATAGTAGGCCGCATCAACAACTCGCGGGACATCAGAGAG TTTCCCAGCATAATAAAGAGTGGAAACCTAAATCAAGCCAGAAGACAAGCAACAGTCCTGGAGTGATTGGAACACCTAAAAAATCTGCTTCACCTCCAGCAGAAAATTCTGAACATAAAGAATCAGATATAGCAGAGCTTCAAGATAAACTTTCCCAAGCAAATATATTTGAGAACCAAAATGTGATCATTGCACAACATATCCGAGTTCCAGAGACTGATCGGTGTCGACTGACCTTTGGTACCATTGGGACAGAACGTGATTCTTTGATGGAGCAATCTAAGGATCAATTAATACAAGCTAGCGAAATGTCAAATGTGGAATCAACTCCAAG CTTGACAGTACCTGCTCAAGAGTTGTCCGCTGACGATGTTTCTAGGAGCAAGCAGGTGGATCTACGGGATGATCatatcagaagttctgggtcgGACTCTCCAGCATCTGCGACTGCTGCTGAGCAACATTTGCCTGATAACAAAGAATCCTCAAACCCACAGATTCTTGATACTTATGTCAATATTGGATTGGTGCGTGATAGTAGTCCGTCTTATGCACCTTCTGAGCCACAGCAGCACAATTCTCATGACATGCCAGGCTTCTCG GCATATGACCCTCCAACTGGTTATGACATTGCTTATTTCAGACCCACAATGGATGAATCTGTAAGAGGACAGGTTCTGTCTCCCCAGGAG GGTTTGAGCTCTCATGCATCACACAATATTCCCGCGTCCTCAATTTCCATGGTGCAACAACAGCAACCTCCAGTGGCACAGATGTATCCACAAGTTCATGTTTCACATTATGCTAACCTTATGCCATATCGGCAGTTTCTGTCCCCAGTCTACGTTCCACCTATGGGTATGCCAGGATATTCAAATAGTGCTCCCTATCCTCATCCAGCAAATGGCAGTAGTTACTTGATGATGCCGGGAGGGGGTTCTCATCTTAATGCCAACAGCCTTAAATATGGAGTTCAGCAGTTCAAACCTGTTCCTGCCGGAAGTCCTACAGGATTTGGAAATTTTGCTAATCCAACTGGGTATGCCATGATAGCTCCAGGTGTGGTCGGGGGTGCAACGACTTTAGAAGATTCATCTCGAGTCAAGTACAAAGATAATCTTTATGTCCCAAATCCTCAG GCTGAGACATCAGAAATCTGGTTGCAGAATCCAAGGGATCATCCCGGTGTGCAATCTACTCCATACTATAACATGCCCGGGCAAACCCCTCATGGTGCTTACATGGCTTCACACACTGGTCATGCTTCCTTCAATGCAGCAGCTGCAGCTCAGTCTTCTCACATGCAGTTCCCTGGCATGTATCACACTCCTCCACAGCCAGGTGCTATGGCTGCTAGTCCTCACCATTTGGGACCAGCAATTGGCAACAATGTTGGAGTTGGGGTGGCCGCAGCTGCTCCTGGAGCACAGGTTGGTGCATATCAGCAGCCCCAATTGGGTCACCTCAATTGGACAACAAATTTCTGA
- the LOC130746481 gene encoding protein BIG GRAIN 1-like B: MEKWEKTSRDHRKQHHREKSPSFSSTLLDVIYRSIDEGQTEEKEESLIFYRETMRKQKQSNCFREEQSVQIEAENPSFRRTRKVENWTERRNSLTELERRTRSNSNTLSMYSSSSSSESSSAGGFSSSESESFYGVQRPKPIRTSVSEKLPNPDDGHRSFSGRSKPSARPNTAQVGPNGHTASLNDTGRETVWTGSIGASRPKQHGFGKTKSKALRILYGELKKAKQPVSPGARLASFLNSLFNSGGGNAKKAKVSTTPPTTTTKVSNSAQPSSTCSSASSFSRSCLSKTPSSRSGAKRSVRFCPVSVIVDEDCRPCGHKNLREADYGKSNDEELRLHVMNESRRVEELARELLKNYQKKNAGDYDRMQCEDEDDDDAESCSSSDLFELDNLSAIGIERYREELPVYETTHFKTNRAIANGFVM, translated from the coding sequence ATGGAAAAGTGGGAGAAAACCTCAAGAGATCACAGGAAACAACACCACAGAGAAAAAAGCCCTTCTTTCTCTTCTACTCTTCTTGACGTTATCTACCGCTCCATCGACGAAGGACAAacagaagagaaagaagaatcACTCATATTCTACAGAGAAACCATGAGGAAGCAGAAACAGAGCAACTGCTTCAGagaagaacagagtgttcaaaTTGAAGCTGAAAACCCCAGCTTTCGCAGAACCAGGAAGGTAGAGAATTGGACTGAGAGAAGGAATTCACTGACTGAGTTGGAACGAAGAACACGAAGCAATTCCAATACACTCTCCATGTATTCAAGCTCTTCCTCCTCAGAGTCAAGTTCTGCTGGTGGATtctcttcatcagaatcagagTCCTTCTATGGAGTGCAGAGGCCAAAGCCAATTCGGACCAGTGTTTCTGAAAAATTACCAAACCCTGATGATGGTCACAGAAGCTTTTCCGGTCGGTCAAAACCGTCCGCTCGCCCCAACACGGCTCAGGTCGGTCCAAACGGTCACACGGCCAGCCTGAATGACACTGGCCGAGAGACTGTTTGGACCGGCAGCATCGGGGCGAGCCGTCCGAAACAGCATGGTTTTGGGAAAACTAAGTCCAAAGCTTTGAGAATCTTGTACGGTGAATTGAAGAAAGCAAAGCAACCCGTTTCACCAGGTGCTAGGCTAGCTAGCTTTCTGAATTCTCTTTTCAATTCTGGTGGAGGAAATGCCAAAAAGGCAAAGGTTTCAACtacaccaccaacaacaacaacaaaggtTTCAAACTCAGCACAACCTTCTTCTACTTGTTCATCAGCTTCATCTTTTTCAAGGTCTTGTTTGAGCAAAACCCCATCTTCAAGATCAGGTGCAAAAAGATCTGTGAGATTTTGCCCTGTGAGTGTGATAGTGGATGAAGATTGCAGACCATGTGGGCACAAGAATCTGCGTGAAGCTGATTATGGAAAGAGTAACGATGAGGAGCTAAGGTTGCATGTGATGAACGAGAGTCGAAGGGTGGAGGAGTTAGCAAGAGAATTGTTGAAGAATTATCAGAAAAAGAATGCAGGGGACTATGATCGCATGCagtgtgaagatgaagatgatgatgatgcagaaAGTTGTTCAAGTTCTGACCTATTTGAATTGGATAATCTATCAGCAATTGGGATTGAGAGGTATAGGGAAGAATTACCTGTGTATGAAACTACCCATTTCAAAACCAATCGAGCTATTGCCAATGGCTTTGTGAtgtga